A portion of the Shewanella sp. SNU WT4 genome contains these proteins:
- a CDS encoding TIGR00153 family protein, whose amino-acid sequence MPVNSILGVFAKSPIKPLLDHIDKVHDCASLLVPFFEASMSGDWDQAVELRKQISQLEREGDLLKREIRLTLPSGLFMPVERTDLLELLTQQDKIANKAKDISGRVIGRQLQVPASMQAPFLAYLARCIDATALAKSAINELDDLLETGFRGREVDLVAKMIAELDVIEEDTDDLQIQVRRQLFAMEAELNPIDVMFLYKIIEWVGDLSDLSERVGSRLELLLARV is encoded by the coding sequence ATGCCAGTAAACTCTATTTTAGGCGTGTTTGCAAAATCGCCAATTAAACCTCTGCTAGATCACATTGACAAAGTACATGACTGCGCGTCATTACTAGTCCCATTTTTCGAAGCTTCGATGTCGGGTGACTGGGATCAAGCAGTTGAGTTGAGAAAACAAATTAGCCAATTAGAAAGAGAAGGCGATCTCCTTAAAAGAGAAATTCGTTTAACTCTGCCTAGCGGCTTATTTATGCCTGTAGAACGCACCGATTTGCTGGAGCTTTTAACTCAGCAAGACAAAATCGCCAATAAAGCCAAAGATATTTCTGGTCGTGTTATCGGCCGTCAATTACAAGTGCCTGCCAGTATGCAAGCGCCATTTTTAGCTTATTTAGCGCGCTGTATCGATGCGACTGCTTTGGCAAAAAGTGCCATCAATGAGTTAGATGATTTATTAGAAACAGGTTTTCGCGGACGCGAAGTAGACTTAGTGGCTAAAATGATTGCTGAACTCGATGTCATCGAAGAAGATACCGACGACTTACAGATCCAAGTGCGTCGTCAACTGTTTGCCATGGAAGCCGAGCTGAACCCTATCGATGTCATGTTCCTTTATAAAATTATTGAATGGGTTGGCGATCTGTCAGATTTGTCAGAACGTGTCGGTTCCCGTTTAGAGCTGTTGTTGGCTCGTGTCTAA